A portion of the Salarias fasciatus chromosome 15, fSalaFa1.1, whole genome shotgun sequence genome contains these proteins:
- the mrpl19 gene encoding large ribosomal subunit protein bL19m — translation MAARSRGLDKFILSLRLLGNVQLQNERFLSTSVCRRGLGSEGDPPKFIPPSKPVIIDKTQAAASQRKFLSPEFIPPRQRTAPFKFSLERKDMIRRRKVIDIPEFYVGSILAVTMADPNASGKTNRFVGICIQRGGKGLGATFVLRNIINNQGVEICYELYNPRLQKIEVLKLEKRLDDNLMYLRDALPEYSTIDPEMKPVPFSATDEVPISKLKVKMRPRPWSKRWERPKFNIQGIRFDLSLTPSKMEDAQKWAEPWREYDMLKEYDTSELEKQILSEVQQEISK, via the exons ATGGCTGCCCGCTCCAGAGGACTCGATAAATTCATCCTTTCGCTGAGGTTATTAGGAAACGTGCAACTCCAGAATGAAC ggtTTCTATCCACCTCTGTGTGCCGTCGTGGCCTTGGGAGTGAAGGCGACCCGCCTAAGTTCATTCCTCCATCCAAACCTGTCATCATTGATAAAACTCAGGCTGCGGCATCTCAGAGAAA GTTTCTGAGCCCAGAGTTCATCCCGCCCCGGCAGAGAACAGCCCCCTTTAAGTTTTCTCTTGAGAGGAAAGACATGATCCGCCGGAGGAAAGTGATCGATATTCCTGAATTCTACGTTG GGAGTATTCTAGCGGTGACCATGGCCGATCCCAATGCCAGCGGGAAAACCAACCGCTTTGTGGGCATCTGTATCCAGAGAGGCGGGAAAGGGCTCGGGGCCACGTTTGTTTTGAGGAACATTATTAATAACCAAG GTGTGGAGATCTGCTACGAGCTGTACAACCCCCGTTTGCAGAAGATTGAAGTGCTGAAGTTGGAGAAAAGGCTTGATGACAATCTGATGTACCTGAGAGACGCTCTGCCCGAGTACAGCACCATCGACCCAGAGATGAAGCCCGTTCCGTTCTCGGCTACTGACGAAGTCCCGATCAGCAAG CTGAAAGTAAAGATGCGTCCCAGACCGTGGTCCAAACGCTGGGAGCGGCCAAAGTTCAACATCCAGGGAATTCGCTTTGACCTCAGCCTGACACCGTCCAAGATGGAGGACGCCCAGAAGTGGGCGGAGCCCTGGAGGGAGTACGACATGCTCAAGGAGTACGACACCTCCGAACTGGAGAAGCAGATCCTCTCCGAAGTCCAACAGGAGATAAGCAAGTGA